The genomic region ACGGTAAGAGTACCAGAGACTTGAAAAACGAGTCCACTAATGCATCTGCAACAATCATATAATTCTCCTTTGTGTATAAAGTAGATGATCCTTCTTCTAGCACAAAGCATTATAAACACTTTACCCATAAATTGTCTACGCCATGTGAGATTTGTGAGActtcaaaataataaaatgtaaaattaatttcaaaagcaCAATGACAAGATTTTCAACCAGTCACCTCCATATTAGTAAGCCAAATAGCCTCTTAGACTATTTTTAAGGAaccacttttatttttatttaatttattatatattatacttGTCATCGTAAAATTTGTAACCACTTGCAATGCATTGATTTTTCACAAACCAAACCATAAAATTTGTAACAACTTTTCATGCACTAAATCAgtgaagtaatttttaaaataaattaaactcacttcaattattttttttttattcaaaatattcaAAATTGATAtcaaaaacacatctaaaattaaataaacaacatAAACACAACTAAAATTATGTATTGACACATCTAAATTATTGGCATTGTGGTTCTAAATTGCATATTGGACAAAGAAAACTAGACTCaaatacacatccaaaattataagaatACATTCTAAATATTTTATCTACACATCTAAAATTTATGTAACAAAACTTATATATAGACATGGAAACATAATGAACAACATAAACACATCCAAATCAAACATATgagtgcaaaaaaaaaattataatcataaacacatttaaaaaatgaaaaaaaaatatagacatTTCTAATATTATGCgtacattaaaaaaataaaactttttattaaacaaacaaaaaaaggATAACATATTTTTAGGAataaattcaaccaaaatttgtTAGAATCGTACAAGCAAAAATACCGGAGACAGGGGAAGGTGCGCATCGACGGAAAAGGTGCGGGAGGAGGGGACGGTTGTGTGCAGCACGAGGGAGGAGACCATAGACGGGGAGGCGCGCATCAACGGAAGAGGCATGGGGTGTGTGCGCGGCGCAGCGGAGTTGCACGTCGCTGAAGGAGTAGATCGTCGTAGAGGAGGTACGTGACGCGAGAGAATATGAAAGCGGCCACGTATGAGGAGGAGAGGCGCTGCAGCTCTGAATCTTTACCGAGGGAAGGTTTACGAGTAAAAATCTAATTTGGAATATTTAAGATTTTATTCGGAATTTGTTAGGAGTTTAtaacatttaaatttaaaattttgaattttaattctagttaatctattttttagatttatatttaattttaaaaaaataataataaatctaatatatttgttttagtttttttaaattaatataataattaataaattaaaaaaactgAATAAAAGATTATTTTTAAAGGATATCTAGTCATATTGTAATTATAATGATCTTTATTATTGCACCATTTTTATTTCACCcacataattattttttatattctttaaacctttcttcttcttcacatcaCTTTATCTGGCCATTGATGTTGATGTAGATAATGCCACTATTATTTTAAAGTTTGTTTCTTCTAGTAGTCATATTTTCTTCCTAGCATAGCTCCATCTTTACATGCCATCAAAGTTGACGTTGATAATGCTGCTACACTTCCGACTTTGGTTCTTCTACCCGACCCTCCTTCTTCTTCACACGGACTTTATCTATTCGGGTATGgatgttgatgttgatgatgCCATTGCCATGTTTGACCTTATATAAAATTAAGTTTTTATTCACACACTTTTGCTTAAACAATAAAATGTAACACCTTCTCATCTATTTAAGTTGTTAACGCACTTAAGCTATCGACTTTGatgaacaaaacaaaaaaaaccaccatttaatttttaataatatttcaaGATGGAGCAATAATGATGATCAAGAACAGTGAGAAACTGGTTATGAACAAAGTCTTTTAAAATGgctaatgataaaaaaaatactttaatttGAAGGTTAATCAGTTATAAGATTGTGAAGGAAGACACTAAAACTTCAATGTTAAAGGCAGAGATGTGTTGTCATCAAGCAATATTTGTGGTGGCTTCTCATTAGCATCGCATGGCATCATAAAAAATCATTAGTTTGGAGAGATGGGAGTTTCTTAAAGATATAGAGATGGAGTGATACGAAGAAGAAAAATTACTTAGCAAAACAAGAGAAGAGACAAAAATGATGTGTGTTAAATTAAACAGTCATAAAGATAACTATAATTATCacagttaaaattaaaaaaaaataaacaaatgtaCACATAAATTTTTATACCGTGGATAAAtatacttgaaattttttaataagtCATTTGTATATACAAAGATAAAATCGATTAAAGATaatctttttttcttaaatatgTGTTTGTTGCTACATTAAATGAAATAAGTTGCCAaatcattttttaattattgtggAAATGATTAAAATTTTAGACCAAAATCTGATTTACTAATTTTTCAGTTGACGAGTGCAATTTAAATTTAATAACTAGAGATTAGAGGGTGAGTTTTAGCATGAGGTTCATCTGAAAAGGATAATGGACTCATGGTTCGCTTTGTCATTGCTCTTGAGACATGTGTCATGGAATTGACACAacaataaataagagaaaatgacaaataggtccctgacttttTGGCCcgtggacattttcgtccctgagcatttgaaaatacttttaaatccccGACCTTAGCAAATTTTGGACGGATGAGTCCCTCCGTGGAATTGCCTCCGCCGGACCCATCGGAGAAGTCTGATCTGGCTCCCCTGAGGATGACGTGGGACGTCTGGGTGACAGCTGGACTGCTGAGTGGAAAGCTCAAATCGAAAATTGGACAACGAAGTCCCTACACCACTAAACTACGTCTTTTTGCCACCCTACCCTTACAAAGTATATTACAATACCCATTACACTCACATCTCCCTTTCTGAATTACAATTAACCCTAAGGAATACCAACGTTCATCATACTCTGTTTCTCCCTCCAAAAAGATCACTACCCAGAGCTGAGACGTTCGCCGTGTGGAGTGGCTGTCGAAGCGGCGTCCATTGTTGTCTGAGTTGCTGGCTTGTGGCTTCGTCACCGAAGGTAAGAACTCTGTACTGTAGCGTAGTTAGTGGATTGTGAGGTTAAATATCACTGCAAGTATGAAGTATGATATGAATGGATTGAGCGTGCATGTTGATAGAAGTTGTGAAAAAAGTAATCGAAATTTTCGGTTGAAGTTAAATCACAGTTAGGGCACAGAAATTTTCTCGGTTATTTTTCGTTTTGGATGTTGAAGGTTCCTGCCTTTTAATATGTGAATAGAATAATTTTCGATCATTGTTTACAGTTTTTCATTTTTCTTGTCTCAGATGGTTGATGTGTTTGTAGTGCCCGTGTTCCACCATGGAGGTAATTTTGTGAGAGAGAGTAATGGTTGTCTGGTTTACAAAAATGGGAAGGTGGAGAAGTTTCCTGAAATGGACCTGGACTTCATTAATTTCGGAGACTTGATCACACTGTTCAAGGGCTTGGGGTACCAATCATACAAGACAGTTTATTGGTATGATCCAATGAGTCCTGATATTGAGTCTGGGCTGCATATTCTCACTGGGGATGCAGGGATTAACGAAATGCGAGAGAACAAAATGAAGAATACAGAGACTGACGAGTTTTACCTATACTTTGACCACCCGGTTGATGAACCTGAGATTGTGGAGGATGCTGGAAAGCAAAGTAAGAGTCCTGATGAGGGAAAGGTTTTGGTGGATGACCAGAGTTCGTCATCTGATGATGGGTACGAGAGCACGGAGGATGAGCCCTAAAAACCTCCACCTCCCGGGTTTGAAAGtgacagtgatgatgatgatacaAGTGCTGATGATGAGGGTAGCAAAAGGCAGAGAGTAatgaagggaaagaagaaagctGTGTCTCCAAAAAAGACAACTGCAAACAAGACAGGTgctaaaagaaagaggaagacgTGGAAGAAGATGGGACAAAGCAGTGGACCCAATGAGCAGCAGACCAGAAATTATGTTGGGCTTGATCCTAATGTGCAGCCCAACAGAGGCCCACAGCCCAACAGGGACCAAGATGTTAGGTTCTATGAGAGCTTGAtgcaagatgatgatgatgacccgGTATATGACTATGAATCTGAGACTTTACATACACCTATttcatcagatgatgaatctagcAAGCATAAATTCCCTGAGTTTGATGACGATTATGAGCATGGAGATGGGAGGTTTGAGTTAGGGACAAGGTTTGCCACCATTGACAGATTTAAGGAAATTGTAAAAGACTCATTCATTGCTGAGGGTAGGGAGCTTAGGTGGATTAAGAATGACAAAGAGAGAGTGAGGGTGGGATGCATGGATGATGAGTGTCCGTGGCTGGTTCATTTATCATACAACAAGTCTCTGCAATACTACCAGGTTAAGACTTACAAAAATGACCATACATGTGCAAGGGACATGGGAAGTAATGCGGCTGATCAACATTGGATTATTTTAAAGGTTGAGAAGAGAATGAATACACAGCCTCATATGAGGACAAATGAGGCTATTGACTTTCTCAGAGAAGAATACTCACTCACTGCACATCCAAAAATGGTGTACAGAGCAGTTAGAGAGGCAAGAGAGAGAATCATGGGTAATGAGAGGGAGCAGTATGGTAATGTTAGAGATTATTTGTTTGAGATATTAAGAAGCAATCTAGGGTCTAGGACAGAGTTGTCTGTCACTCCTGTACCTCAATCCCCCCTATTTTTGAAAAGCTTTACATATGCTTAGAAGCATGCAAACAGGGGTTCAAAAGTGGGTGTAGGCCATTGATACATCTTGATGGCTGTTTTCTGAAGACTTATTATGGTGGCCAACTCCTCACAGCAGTGGCACAGGATGCCAATAACCAATTTTACGTGGTTGCCTATGGAGTAGCTAGGTCTGAAACTAAGGAATCCTGGAAGTGGTTCTTGACTCTTCTCGAAGAGGATTTGAGGGATGTGCAGACTCATGGTTGGAACTTCATGTCCGACCAACAAAAGGTAAACTTCATAATTGCTTAGTGTTAATGATTACTATGTTATTTCCTAATACATCTATCCACCTGCTGGTTTAGTTAGTATGAATGAGTGCTGTGTTAGTTAATATGACTGTATGAATGCGTGCTTTATAGTGTGTAAATGAGTGCTGTGTTAGTTAATATAACTTAGTGAATGAGTGCTTCAGTTAGTATGAATGAGTGCTTTAGTTAGCATGAGTGAGTTCTGTGTTATTTAATAGCACTTAGTGTATGAGTGCCTTAGTTAGCATGAATGTGTGCTTTGGATGCACTACTGCTGTGTTACTATGAATGCACTACTGTTGTGTTACTATGAATGCACCACTGCTGTTTAAGGTTATTTTGTTGTTGAATACTAGTTTGATTACAGAAAGATGGTATGATGACTGAATTAATACTTGATTTATTTGTTAAACTGATATGCAGGGACTGCTACCTGCTTTGAAGGCAGTTATGCCAAATGCCCATCACCGGAACTGTGTGATGCACATTTGGAAAAATTTTATCAACCGGTTCAAGGATCTCTATATTCGGGAGGTGGTTTGGGACTGTGCTAAATGCACCACCATACCAGAATTTAAGGAGCAAATGGAAAAACTGAAGCGAATCAACCAGGGTGCATGGGAGTATCTATCGAAGTTTGAGCCAGCCATTTGGGTGAAGGCCTACTTCTCACATGGACCAAAAGTGGACAACCTCACAAATAATATGTGTGAGGTGTTCAACTCGAAGATTGTAAACTACAGAAGCAAGCCTATTCTCACAATGTGTGAAGAAATAAGGTGCTATCTGATGCGGAGGATGGTCAAGCATAAGCAGTTGCTACAAAATGTTTCTGGGAAGCTCGCACCTGTTCAGCAGAAGAGGCTGGATCGTCTTATTAGGCCCAGCAACAAGTGGGTTGCAGAGTGGACAGGTGACGAAGAACGAAAGAGATTCAAAGTGAGTCATAAGACAACAAAGGTggatgtggatctcatcaagcaAACCTGCTCATGCAACAAATGACAGTTGACTGGTTAGTTTTAATAGCATTGTTATATCTGTTCTGATTCACTTGGTTTACTGTTATGAATTTTCTGGTTCATTTTAATTCAAGTGCATGATGTTGCTCTGTTATAGGTATGCCCTGTATCCATGCAGTGGCAGCAATAAGGAAAAGACATGATCAACCGGAAGAATATGTGCACCCATGGTTATGCATGGAGTCAATCCATAAAACATACGCATATTCTATTCAACCGGTGCCTAGTCAGGAATTTTGGGCACGGAGTGAGTATTCGAGACCAGATCCTCCCATCATAAAGAGACCAATTGGTAGACCAAAGGTACACAACAGACAAAAGGATCCGGCTGAACCTATGATGCAGCAAGGTGCCAAGCTTAAGAGATCCTTTAAGGTAACTTGTAGTAAATGTGGGTTAGAGGGACATAATTACAAGACATGCAAGGGTGCCCCAGCTAACCCCAACTGGAAACCTAAGACCAAGAAGTCGAAGAAAGGTAGGACAAGTCAGTCATTAGCTGTTCTTCCACTATCACAGTTAGCACCACAGGATGATGTTAGTATTGTATTTATTCTTAGTAATCTGCTATATTGGTGTATCTCTATGTTTAGTTAGATATTTCAGGATTCATATAGTAATGAGTAACAGTGGTCAACCTAAACTTACAGGATGCCCCTAACACCCAAAGTGCTCCAACTAGCGAGGCAGCTACTAGCCATGCTGCATCTACCCAGGCTGCATCTAGCCAGGTTCCAGATGTAAGTATAATATGTAATGGTGTTATGTTAACCCTTTAAACAGTTATTTTACCTAAGTCTCATGAATACTAGCTTATGTATCACAACCAGGTTCCAACTCCCGTGGCAGACCAACCCCAGCCAGGTCGTGTAACTAGACGTACACCATTTAGGCCTCCACTCCAAGTTCCATCCACAGCTCGCGAAACATTTCAACCAAAAACTTCAAAGATCAGGCCCAAACAGAAGATATTCAAGCCGCCTGCCCCACTTTGCGCCACGTCACTCCCACCTCTAAGTCAGCCTACACTACCACAGCCTCAACCATCTCAAGTCAGGCCAGGACCGAGTATAGTAGCTTCCAAGGAGACAATGGCAGCAGCAAGCACAGCAACAACAAGACTGTTCAAGTTCATTCCTAATCCACCATCCATCAATCCAAAGACATGAAGAAAAATGACATCTTGGGCAGCGCACTATGCCTTGTAATAGCATTTAGGAAAGTTGAATGTGATTACAATGTTTTTTTTGGGAGAGTTAGTGTCTTTTTGAAGAAGCTCTTAGGCTTTTATAAACTATTGCAATCTTGTTAGGTGATTGAGGCTTACTTTTGTGATGTTAAGCTTCATAATACTATAAACTTGAGCAGATTTGTTCTCTTTGGGCAGCTTTTAGAAAATGTGCCTGTCGCAAAGATGTTTACCAAACTATCAATATATGTTATGTGGTTAAGTATACAACTTTGATGCCTACTTTACTCAATCATTCAAGGCTTCTTCACATATTGACAACATAATTTCAACACCCAGTTGATATCATAGCTTTAACTGCATTTAGATAGATAATAGGATACAAATCTTCCCTAAAGACCATGTTTCAATACACAAAAAAAACCAGGAACAAGACATTTTCCAACTCTAATTTCTAAAATTCATTGCTCAGTGACTACATATATAAAATGCAGCCACAACAGCACATACAACAATAACGACACAACAAGCTATTGGGGTTTTTTTCTTCTCCAGCATAGTAACCTTCTCCTCCAGAATAGCAATCCTATGATGAAATCCCTCATCCTCTTCAACAACTTCTGGCTCTTTCTCAACCAGAGGTCTTTTATCGAGGACGCAACCACTGTGACCAATTCTAGCAAGATGCTCATCAACCCAAAGAAAAAACTTGCAGTGCGGTTGGTTACCCTGTCAAATTTCCAAAATAAGGCACCATGTAAAACCATTCCAACGGAACAAAGTTCACAGGTTACTTATCTTACCTTATAGAATGGGCAACCCAGGAAGACTCTGTTTGGGTTCCTAATCGTCCTCGACATATACATAATCGCATAAACTCCACAGAAGCATCTCCGGGCGACATCGTCCTTGAGGTCTCCGTCGTAAAGAACATAAGGGTTTGAGCTTGAAGCAGAATCTTCCTCTCTTACTCTCCTGTGGCTTCTTCTCGACGTTGTTGGTGCTCTATTATCAGCCATGGTTCATGAACGTTGAGCTCCTCACCACTGGCCTCGAGCAAGAAGGGCAATCAATTTAAGAATTAGGGTAGGGTGGCAAAACGACGTAGTTTAGTGGTGCAGGGACTTCGTTGTCCAATTTTCGATTTGAGCTTTCCACTCAGCAGTCCAGCTGTCACCCAGGCGTCCCACGTCATCCTCAGGGGAGCCAAATCAGACTTCTCCGATGGGTCCGGCGGAGGCAATTCTACGGAGGGACTCATCCGTCCAAAATTTGCTAAGGTCGgggatttaaaaatattttcaaatgctcagagacctatttgtccttttctctaaaagAATTGTTTTTGTGATCGAGTCAAATGTCAGTCTTTGGCCACTTGCTTTGTTTTGACTCTCCTAaactttattaattattatttattactaagttaaccgaaaaaaaaaagtttattgttGAGTTGTGTTTCGAAAATGTAAAAAAGCAATAATAAATGTCTACTAATATGAGtgaaaaaaatatagaataatATTACAtgcacaattttttttataaagtctaactaagttaaataataaaatttaaaaaaatattagtcaaaactaatttttgttatattaaattaatttaattatgttctggttcaattgacaatctaaacctgaattatttattatttttaacaacgagataattgatgatgaaggagaaagagaaaaagaaaagagaataagaaatttcaatgaaaaaagaaggaggaagaggaggaggaagaggtgatGTTGATGACGACGAGAACGAGAGAGAAAAattacgaaaaagaagaaaaagaaaaagaagaagaggcacggAAGAAATAcggagaaaaacataaaaacgtgtgaatataaataacttgtatgacttgtatgaGAAAATTCTTGTATGTGAAGAATaacttaatttaaaataatattagtcaTAACTGATTTTATTATGTTAGACCAACTTAATTAAACTTAATTaacaaaaagatttggatatataatattattcaaaaaatatattagagtaatttattagttagtttttactttgTTGTCTTTTTGTTCTCCCTGTTATTAGTTATTTTTGTATTAGGTTAATTTCTTTAGTAAATCAGTATAGAAAATTTTTTAAGATAGTTAAATTTGTCATGAGCAATTGTAATTCTCAGGATAGAAATACATTTAACTTGTACAACGAGAAACACGAAAATTCACAACAAAAACAGATTTtatattacaaattaaaaaattttctgtGAAGTTTCTTAAAAGATTCTTTATCACAGTATATGCTTTTGGAATGTGGGATATTGATATTTTTAACTTgtcagttatatatatatatatattcactaTGTACTTGTTAATTCTTATATATACTGATTTATATATTCTTTAACTAAATAATTGTGAGCCACCAAACAATAAAACTGGTTATATAGAATATTTAAATCTGTATagacaaaaaattaaatttatttacaaCGACTCAACagtataataaaatttattgagACGTTAAATGTTTATTTCAATACATAATAATTATCTAATGAATGATTGTATATAGTGATTATTTATTTCTGCGCAGATATATTAATGACATTGTTGACCAGACTTTTTCAAATATATGTGTCTATATAAAAAGACTACCATGTGAAAACTAATTAATAAGCTNGACCATAACACTTATTTTTGGAGTCTCAATTCTGGAAGACCTAATTCAAGCAAAGCCTAACACCAAAGCCTGAACTGCCTGGggaaaaaaaataaggaaaaaatgtTAATACGTTTTTGTAATTTGGATTTTTGCCTTCAAACATTCATCTATTTCAACATAGGTTCATATTGGAAGCACATACCAAATCCATAAAACCAGATAATGGCAATAACGtgtccaaaaaaaaaaggataCTGCTAATAACAAGTCTAAAACGTAAAACCAAGTGGTGTCAATATTGATATAGCGCACCAGGATCCGCTTGATCCTTTCCAGATGAGCCTCATGCTAAAAAGTAAAAACTCACCCATATTAGAGTAGGTATATACTACAAAGTGATTATTCAAAATCATGTGTAGTTGCTAAAATCGAGAACTTGTGGTTTTAGAAATCAAGAACAGttgagaaaaagagaaaagagaaaagataGCAGAAGAGGAATGAAGCTAAGGGTGGTGAACCTCACCTTGTAGATGAGCTCAGCTCAGATTACACTTCCTAATTGAGCTAAAAACTATATCTCACTAACTTCTAGTTACACTTCCTAGACTTGTCTCTGCAACTTACATCAGCTTCctgtataaataaattaaaagagaatCTCAGCATGTTACATTAACTACAATGCAAACAATTAATGCAGAGAAATAGACTAACCACATGAAAAGTAGGGAGAAAATATTTAAATACAATACTCAATCAAAACTATGAAATACattcttaatttttatttgtcAACAATTAGTCAAATTATCAATATATACGAGAAGATCAGGCTTGATTTGGTAAAGCTTTTTGAAGTGCTTTTGAAAGCACTTAAAATAGAGTTTTTCAAACATGACTTGTACTTATTAAAATTAAAAGGTCTAATATAACTTTATACATTAATTAATATTCAGATTTAATTCTTACATGAATGTCtatttttaaaaactattttaccaaATGTACTTGTTGTTTGTGCTTATTAAAAAacatttctaatttaatttaccaaacatagatactacaacttttaaaagctatattttaaaaattaatttttataagctacttttgaaaagtaaaagttttaccaaatcaaataaaataaaatatcttaacaaaaaaaaaatagaagcaaTATCACTTATGTTTCGATGATTTTATGATAGGCAATAACTTATGATTACTCATGCAAGCAACTTAACAATCACAAATAATTATCTGAATCACAATGTATGCAAATCTTATGATAAAGTAATCACAAAGCAAAACAGCATTATCAAAGTAAAAATGCATCCATACACAATCAACAAAGTCATAACTAAAATGAAATGCCATGAGATACACCATCAAGGTCAGATAAATCATGATGGTCGCAATGTTGGTACCTAATCAGGTACCATCTTACAAAACTTGACTAGATATCTCATGTCACAAGATACAAGCTAGAAATGGATAAATCTTGATGATACCTGCTCTGTTTCCATCACACAACTCTGGACTTCTGTTCCCTGattacataattttttttcacATTGTGGCATAAAAGGTTTGAGACACATTATCTCCCGAGCGTGCCATAAAAGTAATGTAAAACATAAGGCCAGCAACAGCTTGGCTATTAGCCTTGACAAGGTGATCAAACTCAAAACGCGCATTCTACATGGTAATAACAACAACCATTAGTGAATGAGATTATAGTTATAAATTAAAATCGATAAATCAAAAACCATCATAAACTATACATTTTCGTCATTATAGACTTGCAAAGCTTGCTTAGCCATAACGGTCACACGTTGCTCACGTGTCTCATCTATTATCCGATAGGGTCCAATTCCGCCAGCTAATAAGCATCCAGTCTCTGGAACATCGAATCCCTGTAAACAACATAAAAATATTCAAAACCCTAATCAGAACaaatccctaaatcctaaatcctaaaaagaataaaatagaacaaaatgaaaaaataaagtgTGTGTGAATTTAAAAGCACCTTACTGCTGAAGGCCTGTCTGTAATAGTCAAAAATTTCTTCCTCAATCGGCTTCCTAGGAGAGGAAACGTATTCAATCGAATCGTAATCGTCGTCATCATCTTCATTAGAGGAAGTTATTCTCACAATGTAATTCGGTTTATAGTCCACATCCCTAACTCTTTTATCTCCAGCACAAGCCATATCTCTCTCTAAATGTTAATCTGATTTCAGAATCAATCAGCAAATAACACAGAAACAGAAGAGAAGCTCGCGGAGTTTCAATTCAATGATGCATAAAATCACAAATTATGTGGATCGGAGAAGAGAAGGCGGAGGACTTGACTCACCGGAACATATGAACAAACGTATGGGATTCTGCGATCTGATTCTGTTGATTGGTGCCAGGgttcctattattattattattattatgagaaAAGAACAAAtccgtccctgaccttttttttagaagacattttcgtccctgatgATTGCAAAATACAATGATGTCCCTGGCCCTTCAAAATTTTGGACAAATCTATTCCCCCGTTAATCTCAGCCCGTTAGCCCCATCGGAAAGTGCTGAGTTGGCTGCCGTGGCTCTGACGTGGATGTAACGGGGGAACACGTTGGCATGACTTTCTGAAAATAAGACAGATTAGTCCCCAGCCCTCTTAAACGACGCCGTTTCTCCCCCACCCCTCCAAACACAGTTTAATTCTCATATGCAATACCCATAACACCCATGCTTTCTCCTCTGAATTACTGAAAACCCTAGAAGAGCAACGATCAAAGTCCCCCCTGTTTCTCCCTCCAAAAATTGCACTACGTGGAAGAGCAATTGGTCCATCGTGGAGTTGCTGTGGGAGGCCAACAAGGAGGGTTTCGTTGAGGGCGTACTTGCTGTCTTCCTTAGAAGGTAAGATCGTGATCCTTTTCGTTTAAGTTTTAGTTATTGTGTGGGAAGAAAGGGTGAATGCAGTGTGTGTGCCTGTTGAGAGTGTGGAAAACAGGGGTATAATGTAGTGGTTTATTTCTTTTGAAAACGTTGTGTGTATGATTAGTAGGGGGGAACTTATTCGGGCAAAGGGGTTTCGTTCAAAATTTTGGTAACTGTTTATGGACTGAGACGTTGTTGATCATTGGTTAATTTCAGATGGTTGACGTTTTTGTGGTGCCGATTTTTCATCATGGAGGGAAGTTTGTCAGAGGGATTGATGGAGCCCTGGTTTATGAAAATGGGAAGGAAGAGAGGTTCCCTGAGATGGACCTGGACTTTGTGAACTTTGGGGACCTTGTTACATTGTTCAAAGGTTTGGGATACCAGTCATACAGGGAAGTATACTGGTATGATCCCACAAGTAGCGACATTGAGTCGGGTTTGAACAAGTTAACTGGGGATGCTGGGATAAATGCAATGCGAGAAAACATATCGAAGAACCAAAACTATGCTGAGTTTCATATATACTTTGATCATGGAGTAGATGTCCCTGAGGTTGTTGAAGATGCTGGAAGGGATGCTGATGGGGCAGCGGATGTGGAGGTAGATGTGGA from Arachis ipaensis cultivar K30076 chromosome B02, Araip1.1, whole genome shotgun sequence harbors:
- the LOC107628366 gene encoding uncharacterized protein LOC107628366 translates to MACAGDKRVRDVDYKPNYIVRITSSNEDDDDDYDSIEYVSSPRKPIEEEIFDYYRQAFSSKGFDVPETGCLLAGGIGPYRIIDETREQRVTVMAKQALQVYNDENNARFEFDHLVKANSQAVAGLMFYITFMARSGDNVSQTFYATM